Proteins from one Mycolicibacter virginiensis genomic window:
- a CDS encoding LLM class F420-dependent oxidoreductase: MNISGVGIWSAPLRYGDQGEAADAAAELEELGFGVLWIPDVGGPVFDAVGNLLAATRSAVIATGILNLWMHTPADVAASYATLTAAHGERFLLGIGVSHAPLIDAGDPGRYRRPLRAMSEFLDGLDAAAAPVPVESRVLAALGPKMLDLAASRSRGAHPYLTTPEHTRFAREQLGDGPLLLPEQTAILCTSRDEARAIGTKWLGSYLALPNYANNLLRSGFSEDDIVSVSDRLFDAIIAWGTPEAVLSRVAEHQAAGADHICVQLLDADPRAFPREQWRQLAAALG; encoded by the coding sequence GTGAACATCTCGGGTGTCGGGATCTGGAGCGCGCCGCTGCGCTACGGCGATCAGGGCGAGGCCGCCGACGCGGCCGCCGAATTGGAGGAACTGGGCTTCGGCGTGCTGTGGATCCCCGACGTCGGCGGTCCGGTGTTCGACGCGGTGGGCAACCTGCTGGCGGCCACCCGCAGCGCGGTCATCGCCACCGGCATCCTGAACCTGTGGATGCACACCCCGGCCGACGTCGCGGCGTCCTACGCAACGCTGACCGCGGCACACGGTGAGCGGTTCCTGCTCGGCATCGGGGTCAGTCACGCTCCGCTGATCGACGCCGGAGATCCCGGGCGGTACCGCCGCCCGCTGCGCGCCATGAGCGAGTTTCTCGACGGGCTCGACGCCGCCGCCGCGCCGGTGCCGGTCGAGTCACGGGTGCTCGCGGCACTGGGGCCGAAGATGCTCGACTTGGCCGCCTCCCGCAGCCGCGGCGCCCACCCCTACCTGACCACCCCGGAGCACACCCGGTTTGCCCGCGAGCAGCTGGGCGACGGGCCGTTGTTGCTGCCCGAGCAGACCGCGATCTTGTGCACCAGCCGCGACGAAGCACGCGCGATCGGCACCAAGTGGCTGGGCTCCTACCTGGCGCTGCCCAACTACGCCAACAACCTGCTGCGGTCAGGTTTCTCCGAGGACGACATCGTGAGCGTCAGCGATCGGCTGTTCGATGCGATCATCGCCTGGGGAACCCCGGAGGCCGTGCTCAGCCGGGTCGCCGAGCACCAGGCCGCCGGCGCCGACCACATCTGCGTCCAGCTGCTGGATGCCGACCCGCGCGCGTTCCCGCGGGAGCAGTGGCGGCAGTTGGCCGCAGCGCTGGGCTGA
- a CDS encoding SURF1 family cytochrome oxidase biogenesis protein: MRRLAFLLRPSWLALAAVVLGFAYLCFTVLAPWQLGKNTTTSRANSQLEHALTAEPVPVTTMLPHQDSSAPDEQWRPVTATGHYLAEKQVLVRLRSIDGVPAVEVLAPFAVKGGPTVLVNRGFVHTDDGGSRLPDIAAPPAAEVTITARLRDSQGAIEGKNPFTENGFRQVYSINTEQVAAVTGVALTGSYLQLVEDQPGGLGVIALPRRDAGPFLSYGIQWIAFGILAPIGLGYFAFAELRARRAERAATQPEPGSDEPAPPMTVEQKLADRYGRRR, translated from the coding sequence ATGCGACGCCTGGCCTTCCTGCTGCGCCCGAGCTGGCTGGCTCTGGCGGCGGTGGTGCTGGGCTTCGCCTACCTGTGTTTCACCGTGCTGGCGCCGTGGCAACTGGGCAAGAACACCACCACGTCTCGCGCGAACAGCCAACTCGAGCACGCGTTGACCGCCGAACCCGTGCCGGTGACCACAATGCTGCCGCATCAGGATTCGTCCGCGCCGGACGAGCAGTGGCGGCCGGTGACCGCCACCGGGCACTACCTGGCCGAGAAGCAGGTGCTGGTGCGGTTGCGCTCGATCGACGGAGTGCCCGCGGTGGAGGTACTGGCACCGTTCGCGGTCAAAGGCGGACCGACCGTGCTGGTGAATCGCGGCTTCGTGCACACCGACGACGGCGGTTCGCGGCTGCCGGACATTGCGGCACCGCCTGCCGCCGAGGTCACCATCACCGCGCGGCTGCGTGATTCCCAAGGGGCAATTGAAGGCAAGAACCCGTTCACCGAGAACGGTTTTCGCCAGGTGTACTCGATCAACACCGAGCAGGTCGCGGCGGTGACCGGCGTCGCGCTGACCGGGTCCTACCTGCAGCTCGTCGAAGATCAGCCTGGCGGCTTGGGTGTGATCGCGCTGCCGCGCCGGGATGCCGGCCCGTTCCTGTCCTACGGCATCCAGTGGATCGCGTTCGGGATCCTGGCGCCAATAGGTCTGGGGTACTTCGCGTTCGCCGAGCTGCGGGCCCGCCGGGCGGAGCGCGCCGCGACGCAACCCGAGCCCGGCTCGGACGAGCCCGCGCCACCGATGACTGTCGAGCAGAAGCTCGCCGACCGATACGGCCGGCGCCGCTAG
- a CDS encoding HAD-IA family hydrolase: MTRTSTATAELVIFDLDGTLTDSAAGIVASFRHALEHIGAPIPEGDLAARLVGPPMHHTLAAMGLGEQTEAAVAAYRADYTGRGWQMNTMFDGVAELLRDLRAAEVRLAVATSKVEPTARKILAHFGLDGYFEVVAGASVDGTRAAKSEVVAHALAQLTPLPARVLMVGDRRHDVDGAAAHGIDTVLVGWGYGQTDYADTADAGLDSPDGPLARVQTVTELREVLGV, from the coding sequence GTGACGCGCACGAGCACCGCCACCGCCGAATTGGTCATCTTCGACCTCGACGGCACCTTGACCGACTCCGCGGCCGGGATCGTCGCCAGCTTCCGGCACGCGCTGGAGCACATCGGCGCGCCGATTCCCGAGGGTGATCTGGCTGCCCGGCTGGTCGGCCCGCCGATGCACCACACGCTGGCCGCGATGGGCCTCGGCGAGCAGACCGAAGCCGCGGTCGCCGCCTACCGAGCCGACTACACCGGCCGCGGATGGCAGATGAACACCATGTTCGACGGCGTCGCCGAACTGCTGCGCGACCTGCGAGCCGCCGAGGTCCGGTTGGCCGTGGCTACCTCCAAGGTGGAGCCGACGGCGCGCAAGATCCTCGCCCATTTCGGGCTCGACGGCTATTTCGAGGTGGTCGCCGGCGCCAGCGTCGACGGCACCCGGGCCGCGAAGTCCGAGGTGGTGGCCCACGCTCTGGCTCAGCTGACGCCGCTGCCCGCGCGGGTGCTGATGGTGGGCGATCGGCGCCACGATGTGGACGGTGCGGCCGCGCACGGCATCGACACGGTGCTGGTCGGCTGGGGCTACGGCCAGACCGACTATGCGGACACCGCCGATGCCGGTCTCGATTCCCCCGACGGTCCCCTCGCCCGCGTGCAGACCGTCACCGAACTACGGGAGGTCCTCGGTGTCTGA
- a CDS encoding low molecular weight protein-tyrosine-phosphatase has translation MSEPMLHVTFVCTGNICRSPMAEKMFAHQLAQRGLGGTVRVTSAGTADWHVGKGADERTNRVLRDNGYPVEHCAAQVGPDHETADLVVALGRNHVGLLQGLGIPAERIRMLRSFDPRSGAAVPDVDDPYYGGHDDFVQAFTVIAAALPGLHAWVDGQLALGESG, from the coding sequence GTGTCTGAGCCGATGCTGCATGTCACGTTCGTCTGCACCGGCAACATCTGCCGCTCGCCGATGGCAGAGAAGATGTTCGCCCACCAGCTCGCGCAGCGCGGGCTGGGCGGCACCGTGCGGGTGACCAGCGCCGGCACCGCGGACTGGCACGTCGGCAAGGGCGCCGACGAACGCACCAACCGCGTGCTGCGCGACAACGGCTACCCGGTGGAGCACTGCGCCGCCCAGGTCGGGCCCGACCACGAGACCGCGGATCTGGTGGTGGCGCTGGGACGCAACCATGTCGGGCTGCTGCAAGGGCTGGGCATTCCGGCCGAGCGGATCCGGATGCTGCGGTCCTTCGACCCGCGTTCGGGAGCGGCCGTGCCCGACGTCGACGACCCCTACTACGGCGGCCACGACGACTTCGTGCAGGCGTTCACCGTGATCGCGGCCGCCCTGCCGGGCCTGCACGCCTGGGTCGACGGGCAGCTGGCGTTGGGCGAGAGCGGCTGA
- a CDS encoding exonuclease domain-containing protein — protein sequence MPFAVIDFETTGLVPERTDRVVEVGIVLADDNWQIEDEWTTLVNPRRDLGPVHIHGINAGDLLDAPEFADIGDHILHLLSGRTVVAHNASFDMRFLHAELLRANYAVLDRPAAVCSMKWAGRTIGAAKLAHCCEAFDIPLADAHAALCDARATAQLMPHLMAMCGNTSDWFDDLQRCATYGWPTALRPVSHVAPVLRGQAVCDPHEWLRAVLQAAWIPGNPEGEAAYLLTLENALLDRSISRSEGRQLLGAAESAGLRPETVDRLHRQYLREVAVEALDDGVVTESERRDLDLVAAVLGFVSHDVEQALQWAAAQTGEPQRNTAFTLRPGDRVVFTGDMARSREQWIATIVAAGLTTGGVAKSTRLVVAADADSLSRKAVKAREYGIPVVSEAAFERIYEGYLRSL from the coding sequence ATGCCTTTCGCCGTCATTGATTTCGAGACCACCGGCCTCGTGCCGGAACGCACCGACCGCGTTGTTGAGGTCGGCATCGTGCTGGCCGACGACAACTGGCAGATCGAAGATGAGTGGACCACGCTGGTCAACCCGCGCCGTGACCTCGGCCCGGTGCACATACACGGGATCAACGCGGGCGACCTGCTCGATGCCCCCGAATTCGCCGATATCGGCGACCACATCCTGCACCTGCTCAGCGGCCGCACTGTCGTCGCGCACAACGCCAGCTTCGACATGCGGTTCCTGCACGCCGAACTGTTGCGCGCCAACTACGCCGTACTCGACCGTCCGGCCGCGGTGTGCTCGATGAAGTGGGCAGGCCGCACCATCGGTGCCGCCAAGCTCGCGCACTGCTGTGAAGCCTTCGACATTCCGCTGGCCGACGCACACGCCGCCCTATGCGACGCGCGCGCCACCGCACAGTTGATGCCGCACCTCATGGCCATGTGCGGCAACACCTCCGACTGGTTCGATGACCTACAACGTTGCGCCACCTACGGCTGGCCCACAGCTCTGCGACCGGTGTCGCACGTCGCACCGGTTCTGCGCGGTCAGGCAGTCTGTGATCCCCACGAATGGCTGCGAGCAGTTCTGCAAGCGGCATGGATTCCAGGCAATCCAGAGGGCGAAGCCGCCTATCTTCTGACGCTGGAGAACGCGCTGCTGGACCGGTCGATCTCGCGCAGCGAGGGTCGGCAGTTGTTGGGCGCCGCAGAGTCCGCCGGATTGCGGCCCGAGACGGTGGACCGACTACACCGGCAGTATCTGCGCGAAGTCGCCGTCGAAGCACTCGACGATGGCGTCGTTACCGAGTCCGAACGTCGCGACCTCGATCTGGTGGCGGCAGTCCTCGGGTTCGTGTCGCACGATGTGGAGCAGGCCCTGCAGTGGGCCGCAGCGCAGACGGGCGAACCGCAACGGAACACGGCGTTCACCTTGCGCCCCGGTGACCGCGTGGTGTTCACCGGGGACATGGCGCGCAGCCGCGAGCAGTGGATCGCCACCATCGTCGCTGCGGGCCTCACGACCGGCGGAGTCGCAAAGTCGACCCGGTTGGTGGTGGCTGCCGACGCCGACTCACTGAGCCGCAAGGCCGTAAAGGCGCGCGAATACGGCATTCCGGTAGTCAGTGAGGCCGCGTTTGAGCGGATATATGAAGGCTATCTGCGGTCTTTGTGA
- a CDS encoding ribbon-helix-helix protein, CopG family codes for MVQARVPATLHAKLQALADRRHISLSKLLREAIHEFMERKENPA; via the coding sequence GTGGTGCAAGCCCGCGTTCCTGCCACCCTGCACGCGAAGCTGCAAGCACTCGCCGACCGAAGACATATCAGTCTGTCCAAGCTGTTGCGTGAGGCGATCCACGAATTCATGGAGCGCAAGGAGAATCCCGCATAG
- a CDS encoding DEAD/DEAH box helicase family protein, which produces MSNFAFLHAVGWPELHADCARAESYATTDPRSACFYSRRAVEQLVGHLYDVLGLPIPYRDDLSARINDAAFRAKTGMGIAQKLNLIRKLGNTAVHEPRPIAPRPAMDALRELHHVMVWAAFHYSTNPQAVPLKAEFDPARAAKAAPLSRAEVAKLAERFRAQDEAHAKALQEKDELAAAKDAEIARLVEQIKAAQALNRQIDDHDYSEAQTRDLYIDVLLAEAGWPLTETRDREFPVTGMPNNDGVGYIDYVLWGADGLPLAVVEAKRTTKSPEIGRQQAKLYADCLEQMTGRRPVIFYTNGYEHWLWDDAGGYPPREVQGFLTRDELELLVHRRHARGPLNEAPIDSGIVERHYQHRAIRAIDDAFTAKQREALLVMATGSGKTRTVIALVDQLMKAGWVKRVLFLADRTALVNQAVNAFKTHLPTVTTVNLVTEKIADGRVYASTYPTMMNLINDTDSGLRTFGPGYFDLVIIDEAHRSVYQKYRAIFDWFDSLLVGLTATPKDEVDHNTYRLFHLEDGVPTDAYSLDEAVAEGFLVPPVGVSVGTKFLERGIRYDELSEQERDQWDALDWGEDEDPPDGVSAEELNRFLFNEDTVDKVLATLMDKGHKVAGGDRLGKTIIFAKSQKHAEFVVRRFDDQYPEHAGHFARVITHSTTYAQSLIDDFSVADKAPHIAISVDMLDTGIDVPEVVNLVFFKRVRSKSKFWQMIGRGTRLRKDLYGPARHKENFYVFDFCGNLEFFNQDLAGSEGSAQKSLQQRLFETRLGLITALDAVVPAGEAEPAEGAGDQTERGLRVDTAWLLHRAVAGMNLENFLVRPHRKWVEQYGQWSAWAELDTQAANDVVEHLAWLPSTIKDDDEAAKRFDLLVLRRQLAQLEADAVAAERLREQIQVIAAGLLAKTTIPAVAAQQELLDDVAGDQWWIDVTLPMLEHARRRLRGLITFLDKTVQNTVYTDFEDELGEATLIDLPNITPGTNPERFKAKAAAYLRAHQDHVAIQRLRRNKPLTTADLHALEQMLIDSGAGEPADIAQASEQAHGLGLFIRSLVGLDRTAAVEAFGKYLDGTAFTVEQVRFVTLIVDELTHNGLMDPARLYESPFTDHAPTGPETVFDEADVDGIVEVLRTIKANAAPSDVVA; this is translated from the coding sequence TTGAGTAACTTCGCCTTCCTGCACGCGGTCGGCTGGCCGGAGTTGCACGCCGACTGCGCCCGCGCCGAAAGCTACGCGACCACCGATCCCCGTTCGGCCTGCTTCTACAGCCGCCGCGCCGTGGAGCAACTGGTCGGCCACCTCTACGACGTACTGGGACTGCCGATCCCCTACCGAGATGATCTGTCGGCACGCATCAATGACGCGGCCTTCCGCGCCAAGACGGGCATGGGGATCGCCCAGAAGCTCAACCTGATTCGCAAGCTGGGCAACACCGCAGTCCACGAACCGCGCCCCATTGCCCCTCGTCCCGCCATGGATGCGTTGCGCGAGCTGCATCACGTGATGGTGTGGGCTGCCTTCCACTACTCGACCAACCCGCAGGCGGTGCCGCTCAAAGCCGAGTTCGACCCGGCGCGTGCCGCCAAGGCCGCACCGCTGAGCCGCGCGGAAGTCGCCAAGCTCGCCGAGCGTTTCCGGGCCCAAGACGAAGCACACGCCAAAGCGCTGCAAGAGAAAGATGAGCTGGCCGCAGCCAAGGACGCCGAAATCGCCCGGCTGGTTGAGCAGATCAAGGCCGCGCAGGCGCTCAACCGTCAGATCGACGACCACGACTACTCCGAAGCGCAAACCCGCGACTTGTACATCGACGTGCTGCTGGCCGAGGCCGGGTGGCCCCTGACCGAGACCCGCGACCGCGAATTCCCGGTCACCGGAATGCCGAACAACGATGGCGTCGGCTACATCGACTACGTGCTGTGGGGGGCAGATGGGCTGCCGCTGGCCGTCGTCGAAGCCAAGCGCACCACCAAAAGCCCCGAGATCGGCCGCCAGCAGGCCAAGTTGTACGCGGACTGTCTGGAGCAGATGACCGGCCGTCGGCCCGTCATCTTCTATACCAACGGATACGAGCATTGGCTGTGGGACGACGCCGGCGGCTACCCGCCGCGTGAGGTGCAGGGCTTCTTGACCCGCGACGAGTTGGAACTGTTGGTGCACCGCCGCCACGCCCGCGGGCCCCTGAACGAGGCTCCAATCGACTCCGGGATCGTCGAGCGGCACTACCAGCACCGCGCCATTCGGGCCATTGATGACGCATTCACCGCCAAGCAGCGCGAGGCCCTGCTGGTGATGGCAACCGGCTCCGGCAAAACCCGGACCGTGATCGCGCTGGTCGACCAACTGATGAAAGCCGGCTGGGTCAAGCGGGTGCTGTTCCTGGCTGACCGCACCGCGCTGGTCAACCAGGCGGTAAACGCCTTCAAGACCCATCTGCCGACGGTCACCACCGTCAACCTGGTCACCGAGAAAATCGCTGACGGCCGTGTCTACGCCTCGACGTATCCGACGATGATGAACCTGATCAACGACACCGATTCGGGCCTGCGAACTTTCGGGCCTGGGTATTTCGACCTGGTCATCATCGACGAGGCACACCGCTCCGTATATCAGAAGTACCGGGCGATCTTCGACTGGTTCGACTCACTGCTGGTGGGGCTGACCGCCACGCCCAAAGACGAGGTCGACCACAACACCTACCGGCTGTTCCACCTCGAAGACGGCGTGCCGACCGATGCCTACAGCCTCGATGAGGCTGTCGCCGAAGGCTTTCTGGTTCCGCCGGTCGGTGTGTCGGTCGGTACCAAGTTCCTGGAGCGGGGCATCCGCTACGACGAGCTCAGCGAGCAGGAGCGCGACCAGTGGGATGCCCTGGACTGGGGCGAGGACGAAGACCCACCCGATGGGGTGTCCGCCGAGGAGCTCAACCGGTTCCTGTTCAACGAGGACACCGTCGACAAAGTACTGGCCACCCTCATGGATAAGGGCCACAAAGTCGCCGGCGGCGACCGGCTGGGCAAGACCATCATCTTCGCCAAGAGCCAGAAGCATGCCGAATTCGTCGTGCGCCGCTTCGACGATCAATACCCGGAGCACGCCGGTCATTTCGCGCGGGTGATCACTCATTCGACGACCTACGCCCAGAGCCTGATCGACGATTTCTCCGTCGCCGACAAGGCTCCGCACATAGCGATCTCGGTGGACATGCTCGACACCGGCATCGACGTGCCCGAGGTCGTGAACCTGGTGTTCTTCAAGCGAGTTCGTTCCAAGAGCAAGTTCTGGCAAATGATCGGACGCGGCACCCGGCTGCGCAAAGACCTCTACGGGCCGGCCCGGCACAAGGAGAACTTCTACGTCTTCGATTTCTGCGGCAACCTCGAGTTCTTCAATCAGGATCTGGCCGGTTCGGAGGGTTCGGCACAGAAGTCTTTGCAGCAACGGCTTTTCGAGACCCGACTGGGTCTGATCACTGCACTCGATGCCGTCGTACCGGCCGGCGAAGCCGAGCCTGCCGAAGGAGCTGGCGATCAGACCGAACGCGGCCTACGGGTCGACACCGCGTGGCTGCTGCACCGCGCCGTGGCCGGCATGAATCTGGAAAACTTCCTGGTCCGGCCGCACCGCAAATGGGTGGAGCAGTACGGGCAGTGGTCGGCGTGGGCCGAGCTTGATACCCAGGCGGCGAACGACGTCGTCGAACATCTTGCCTGGCTGCCCTCCACCATCAAAGACGACGACGAGGCCGCCAAACGGTTCGACTTGCTGGTACTGCGCCGCCAGCTCGCTCAACTGGAAGCCGATGCCGTCGCCGCCGAGCGACTACGCGAGCAGATTCAAGTCATCGCCGCCGGACTGCTCGCCAAAACCACCATCCCGGCGGTGGCCGCCCAGCAGGAGCTGCTCGACGACGTCGCCGGCGACCAGTGGTGGATCGATGTCACCCTGCCGATGCTCGAACACGCCCGGCGCCGGCTCCGCGGCCTGATCACCTTCCTCGACAAGACCGTGCAGAACACCGTCTACACCGACTTCGAAGATGAACTCGGCGAAGCCACCCTGATCGATCTACCCAACATCACCCCGGGCACCAATCCGGAACGCTTCAAGGCAAAAGCCGCCGCCTACCTGCGGGCCCACCAAGACCATGTCGCCATACAGCGACTGCGCCGCAACAAACCGCTCACCACTGCGGACCTGCACGCGTTGGAACAGATGCTGATCGACAGCGGCGCCGGAGAACCCGCCGACATCGCCCAGGCCAGCGAACAGGCGCACGGCCTGGGCCTGTTTATCCGCTCGCTGGTGGGCCTGGACCGGACGGCTGCGGTCGAGGCCTTCGGGAAATATCTCGACGGCACGGCGTTCACCGTCGAGCAGGTCCGCTTCGTCACCCTGATCGTCGATGAGCTCACCCACAACGGGCTGATGGATCCGGCGCGCCTCTACGAATCCCCGTTCACCGACCACGCCCCCACCGGGCCGGAAACCGTCTTCGACGAGGCCGACGTCGACGGCATAGTGGAGGTGCTGCGGACCATCAAAGCCAACGCTGCGCCCAGCGATGTGGTGGCTTAG
- the fadD8 gene encoding fatty-acid--CoA ligase FadD8, with protein sequence MSTQSMRQPIHSGHLTVGALKRNKDKPVLFLGDTTLTGGQLAERISQYIQAFDALGADATGLLSLNRPEVLMIIGAGQIRGYRRTALHPLGSLDDHAYVLADAEVSTLIIDPTPAFVERALGLLEKVPTLRQVLTIGPVPPELEGKAVDLAAEAAKYVPQPLVPADLAPDHIGGLTYTGGTTGKPKGVIGTVASITAMTTTQLAEWEWPEHPKFLMCTPLSHAGAAFFVPTIIKGGQLVVLTKFDPAEVLRVIEEQKITATMLVPSMIYALMDHPDSHTRDLSSLETVYYGASAMNPVRLQEAIDRFGPIFAQYYGQSEAPMVITYLAKGDHDQKRLTSCGRPTLFARVALLGDDGNPVPQGEVGEICVSGPLLSGGYWKLPEATAETFSGGWMHTGDLAREDEDGFYYIVDRTKDMIVTGGFNVFPREVEDVIAEHPSVAQVCVIGTPDEKWGEAVTAVVVLRPGVDSDAAAVAAMTAEIQAAVKERKGSVQSPKQVIVTESVPVTALGKPDKKAVRAQFWSGAERSVG encoded by the coding sequence ATGTCGACGCAGTCCATGCGCCAGCCCATTCATTCCGGGCATCTCACGGTGGGCGCCCTCAAGCGCAACAAAGACAAGCCGGTGCTGTTCCTGGGCGACACCACGTTGACCGGCGGTCAGCTCGCCGAGCGCATCAGCCAGTACATCCAGGCGTTCGACGCACTCGGAGCCGACGCGACCGGGCTGTTGTCACTGAACCGTCCCGAGGTGCTGATGATCATCGGTGCCGGGCAGATCCGGGGATACCGGCGCACGGCACTGCACCCGCTGGGTTCGCTGGACGATCACGCCTACGTGCTGGCCGACGCCGAAGTCAGCACTCTGATCATCGATCCCACACCGGCGTTCGTGGAGCGGGCCCTGGGCCTGCTCGAAAAGGTGCCGACGTTGCGTCAGGTGCTGACCATCGGTCCGGTGCCGCCGGAGCTTGAGGGCAAGGCCGTCGACCTGGCCGCCGAGGCGGCCAAGTACGTGCCGCAGCCACTGGTGCCCGCCGACCTTGCCCCAGACCACATCGGCGGTCTCACCTACACCGGTGGGACCACCGGCAAGCCCAAGGGCGTCATCGGCACCGTGGCATCCATCACCGCGATGACCACCACTCAGCTCGCCGAGTGGGAATGGCCGGAGCACCCCAAGTTCCTGATGTGCACCCCGCTTTCGCACGCCGGCGCAGCGTTCTTCGTGCCGACGATCATCAAGGGCGGTCAGCTGGTGGTGCTGACCAAATTCGACCCGGCCGAGGTGCTGCGGGTGATCGAGGAGCAGAAGATCACCGCCACCATGCTGGTGCCGTCGATGATCTACGCGCTGATGGATCACCCGGATTCGCACACCCGCGACCTGTCGTCGCTGGAGACGGTGTACTACGGCGCCTCGGCGATGAACCCGGTCCGGCTGCAGGAGGCCATCGACCGGTTCGGCCCGATCTTCGCCCAGTACTACGGCCAGTCCGAGGCGCCGATGGTGATCACCTACCTGGCCAAGGGGGACCACGACCAGAAGCGACTCACCTCATGCGGCCGCCCGACGCTGTTCGCCCGGGTCGCGCTGCTGGGCGACGACGGCAACCCGGTGCCCCAGGGCGAGGTCGGCGAGATCTGCGTGTCCGGGCCGCTGCTGTCGGGCGGCTACTGGAAGCTTCCGGAGGCCACCGCTGAGACGTTCTCCGGCGGCTGGATGCACACCGGCGACCTGGCGCGTGAGGATGAGGACGGCTTCTACTACATCGTCGACCGCACCAAGGACATGATCGTCACCGGCGGCTTCAACGTGTTCCCCCGCGAGGTCGAGGACGTTATCGCCGAGCACCCGTCGGTGGCCCAGGTGTGCGTGATCGGGACCCCGGACGAGAAGTGGGGTGAGGCGGTGACCGCGGTGGTGGTGCTGCGTCCGGGTGTGGACAGCGATGCCGCCGCGGTAGCCGCCATGACCGCCGAGATCCAGGCTGCGGTCAAGGAGCGCAAGGGGTCGGTCCAGTCGCCCAAGCAGGTGATCGTCACCGAATCGGTGCCGGTGACCGCGCTGGGCAAGCCGGACAAGAAGGCGGTGCGCGCCCAGTTCTGGTCCGGCGCAGAGCGTTCCGTCGGCTGA
- a CDS encoding restriction endonuclease subunit S, translated as MVPLGELCEINVGRTPSRNNAEFWGDGEPWLSIADMNQGLMVQRTKEQITRIAANQGKQVVPGTVLLSFKLSIGKVAIAGVPLYTNEAIAALPIKDDRKLLPGYLLRALEAMDLSTGANRAAMGATLNKATLQQFRIPLPGLPEQRRIAAILDHADTLRAKRRRSLAHINGLALAVFSDKFGDPIANPHRYPVHPLNEWVDAKRPVTYGILKPGPDIDGGVPYVRVADMKGGRIDLRGVRRTTPQIATEYRRSTLATGDLLMSIRGHVGRFAFIPAELDGGNITQDSARLAIKDPASAVYLRGAMESPSLQRWLDRHTKGAAVRGINLGDLRTAPIPCPPISEQQQYASILHSVAHRLEIAEKQHAVIDNLFASLQSRAFRGEL; from the coding sequence ATGGTGCCGTTAGGTGAGCTGTGCGAGATCAATGTCGGTCGAACACCCTCTCGCAATAACGCAGAATTCTGGGGCGATGGCGAACCTTGGCTCTCCATCGCGGATATGAACCAAGGACTGATGGTCCAACGAACGAAGGAACAGATCACCAGAATTGCGGCAAACCAAGGAAAACAAGTCGTGCCGGGCACCGTACTCCTCAGTTTCAAGCTAAGTATCGGGAAGGTCGCCATTGCCGGGGTGCCGCTCTACACAAACGAAGCGATCGCTGCCCTTCCGATCAAAGACGACCGCAAGCTGTTGCCGGGATATCTTTTGCGAGCCCTTGAAGCCATGGACCTTTCCACCGGCGCAAACAGGGCCGCGATGGGTGCCACACTAAACAAGGCCACACTTCAACAGTTCCGCATTCCGCTCCCCGGCCTCCCCGAGCAACGCCGCATCGCCGCGATCCTCGACCACGCCGACACCCTCCGCGCCAAGCGTCGCCGATCGCTAGCGCACATCAACGGCCTCGCGCTGGCAGTCTTCTCTGATAAATTCGGTGATCCCATAGCAAACCCACATCGGTACCCCGTACATCCCCTTAATGAGTGGGTAGACGCGAAGCGTCCTGTGACTTACGGAATTCTTAAACCTGGTCCGGATATTGATGGAGGCGTTCCGTATGTCCGAGTGGCAGATATGAAAGGGGGACGTATCGATCTACGAGGTGTACGCCGCACTACTCCGCAGATCGCGACCGAGTACCGCCGTTCGACACTGGCCACGGGCGATCTGCTGATGTCAATTAGAGGCCATGTCGGTCGTTTTGCATTCATTCCCGCAGAACTTGACGGGGGCAATATCACACAAGACTCGGCCCGGTTGGCAATCAAAGACCCAGCAAGTGCCGTCTATTTGCGCGGGGCAATGGAATCACCCAGTCTTCAACGGTGGCTGGACCGCCACACAAAGGGGGCAGCCGTCAGAGGAATCAACCTCGGTGATCTCAGAACTGCGCCGATCCCCTGTCCGCCGATATCGGAGCAACAGCAGTACGCATCTATCCTGCATAGTGTCGCTCATCGCCTGGAAATCGCCGAGAAGCAGCATGCGGTAATCGACAACCTCTTCGCCTCCCTGCAATCCCGCGCCTTCCGAGGGGAGCTGTAA